The following coding sequences lie in one Syngnathus scovelli strain Florida chromosome 1, RoL_Ssco_1.2, whole genome shotgun sequence genomic window:
- the tsc22d3 gene encoding TSC22 domain family protein 3 isoform X3, which translates to MSTEMFAKTSMEVAVYQLHNFSISFFSSLLGGDVVSVKLDNSASGASVVAIDNKIEQAMDLVKNHLMYAVREEVEILKEQIKELAEKNNQLERENYLLKNLASPEQLEKFQSRIPTDVLLPLDNQSVQVTSEQQTCSRNTGSAV; encoded by the exons ATGAGCACGGAGATGTTCGCTAAAACGTCGATGGAGGTGGCCGTATACCAGCTGCACAACTTCTCGATATCTTTCTTCTCCTCGCTACTCGGAGGAGATGTCGTGTCAGTGAAACTTGACAACAG tgCCTCTGGTGCTAGCGTGGTGGCCATTGACAACAAGATAGAGCAGGCAATG GACCTGGTCAAGAACCATCTTATGTACGCCGTGCGGGAGGAAGTGGAGATCCTCAAGGAGCAGATCAAGGAGCTGGCAGAAAAGAACAACCAGCTGGAGAGAGAGAACTACCTGCTGAAGAACCTGGCCAGTCCGGAGCAGCTGGAGAAGTTCCAGTCGCGAATCCCCACAGATGTTCTCCTCCCATTGGACAATCAGAGCGTGCAAGTGACGTCGGAGCAGCAGACCTGTAGCCGCAATACTGGCTCTGCTGTGTAA
- the tsc22d3 gene encoding TSC22 domain family protein 3 isoform X2: MTACPEILPVLNCAIVPLWEQAAVKGVLPYLEATMGQRHTCRCDANLPQRSSVCGLHLAEPPHRFGCHLQHFAYHDRPFSYSPPYSPSLFKRPDRRASGASVVAIDNKIEQAMDLVKNHLMYAVREEVEILKEQIKELAEKNNQLERENYLLKNLASPEQLEKFQSRIPTDVLLPLDNQSVQVTSEQQTCSRNTGSAV, encoded by the exons ATGACGGCATGTCCAGAGATATTGCCTGTTCTCAATTGTGCCATTGTGCCATTGTGGGAACAAGCGGCAGTCAAAGGGGTGCTGCCTTACTTGGAGGCCACCATGGGACAGCGTCACACATGTCGCTGCGATGCAAATTTACCTCAACGTTCATCAGTTTGTGGCCTCCACCTAGCTGAACCGCCCCATAGATTTGGCTGTCACTTGCAGCACTTTGCCTATCATGACAGACCTTTCAGCTATTCACCTCCATACTCACCAAGTCTGTTCAAGAGGCCAGATCGGCG tgCCTCTGGTGCTAGCGTGGTGGCCATTGACAACAAGATAGAGCAGGCAATG GACCTGGTCAAGAACCATCTTATGTACGCCGTGCGGGAGGAAGTGGAGATCCTCAAGGAGCAGATCAAGGAGCTGGCAGAAAAGAACAACCAGCTGGAGAGAGAGAACTACCTGCTGAAGAACCTGGCCAGTCCGGAGCAGCTGGAGAAGTTCCAGTCGCGAATCCCCACAGATGTTCTCCTCCCATTGGACAATCAGAGCGTGCAAGTGACGTCGGAGCAGCAGACCTGTAGCCGCAATACTGGCTCTGCTGTGTAA